In Mixophyes fleayi isolate aMixFle1 chromosome 3, aMixFle1.hap1, whole genome shotgun sequence, the genomic stretch AATGGGAGATTAAACAAAACACAACAGTTAataaggaaaaacaaaacaaaaacaaacagcaaatagaaaatatatttgatAGTTTTTAAGGGTATATGAGTAATATCAGAGCACCTGTTGTAGGATTCTTCAAAACCAGGGAGACGTGGACGGACATATGACCTGGACGAGGCTTAAAGCTAATTACAGCACTGGAATGTTAACAGTGGCACAGAGTATTACAGCCGAAGCTGACCATATAGCCAATTATTCAGTTATATGATTGTACAGAAACTGCAGGTACCAAGGGACTAAGTGGATGTCTCTTTACTGGACAAATCCTAGCTCAGCCCCGGGATCAGCAGCCGGTCTGCAGCACTTCAACCAAAGCATGGTGTGGTCTGTGTGCGAACCAAGCTCACTGAGGACTTACTGTCCTCTTCCATACAGACACGCCGCCTTCATTGGGGAATGGCTCTGGCTTTTAAAACGTGGAAAACGGTTTTAAATATCAATATTGGCTATTTGGTATAGAAACAGGGTCCTGGTATTTCCGTAGAATATCGAGGACTGACGAGATGCACGGTGACGGTGGCTGTGGTCGGATGACAGGGACTAATGAGGTGCATGGTGATGGTGTCTGTGGAGGGACTGGCGATTGTGGTTTTGGTTGGATGACGTGGACTCGCGAGGTACATGGTAATGGTGGTTGTGGGGGGGACTGGTGATGATGGCTGTGGTGGGATGACAGGGACTAATGAGGTGCATGGTGATGGTGGTTGTGGTGGGGTGCACAAGACTCATGAGGTGCACAGGAACTGTGGAGGGACAACAGGGACTGGTGATGTTGGCTTTGGTGGGATGACGGGGACTCACGAGGAGCATGTTGATGGTGTCTGTGGTGGGGCATCAGTGTGTGGGTATAAGTACCTGGTATGCATGGTCAGCCTGGATGTGCCAGAAGGACCCTGGAGCAGACTGACTGAGTGCACTGGTCAAAGGAGATCCAACTGAGGGCACCTCTAAAGCTCGAGACTCCAGCTTAGGGGTCAAAGGCTGGATGAGAAGCGGGGCGGTGGGCGTGCTTGGACTTCTAGGCGTGCTCTCCACTTCACCTTCCGCCTTCATTTGGACCTCAGTGTAGTAGAAGTCCTCTTCTCTCTTACGTTGATCAGAGTCCGCACCATCTCTGTCAAGTATAGAGAAGATTTGATTGAGAAAACTTAGGTCACATAAAATTATGATCCCAGGAGAAAAACGGAAAATCAACACAAAATATTAGCAGTTTTCCAGGCTGGTTTATTGAGGAGACATTATAGGTCCATAAGGGGTATGCGATTATATTGGGAAAGTGGAAGAAAGTCTTCGATAGGACCCAGTACATATTTAATCCTCATCCTTATAAATAAGGATTATTCTACATTCTGCCATGCCATAAAAACccatcaataaataatttatttcttaTACCCAATACCTTATTATTTAAACAAAGGAAGTATTGCCTTTATATACAGTTCCAAATGGTCAATACAATCACAACCTTCAACATCAGACCAGAACTCCTTTTAAGAGTCTCTCCTGATGACCCAATATAGCAAACAAATCGCTTAAATTCTCACCCAAGATGTTGAGTCTTCACGTGACGCTTAATGCCGACAATGGAACGCAGGAGTTTGCCGCAATTTGGCCACAGACACTTGTACATCACTTTCACCGAGTTCTAgaacaggcagagagagaggaaCATTGGCATTTAATAATGGtaacgaaaaaaaaaataagaatggaGCACACTTCTGAAaatgctggggaaaaaaaaaacagagagaaaagCACAATTATCCAACTCCATAAAGCGCCCTACGGCATTCTCAGATCGTTCCCCGTACCTTTCTTTTCCTGGGGGCCGGTTCGTCCAGAAGTAAGGGATCGGGGTCAGTTTCGAATCCCTCGTCCACATGGGAAGCACTGAAGACTTCGTTTGAATACTTGGGGCTGGCTTCGGTGTGAGGAGGGGACGGAGTGGAAGGAGTGGACACACCACACTCGGCACTCCAGTGCCCACTCGTTGTGCTGCTCCCGCTATCCGACACGTCCCCACTCTCTTTCCACAAGTCACATGTCACTTGGGCCGCTGCAAAAACATGAGAAATACATATCTATATCACGTACAATCCTAGAAACACATTGCTACAAAAGTCATATAAACAGTTCATTAAATAACCATTGTTTAAAAGAAAAGAGaccttaatataaaaaaaaaaaaaacatttgcccatGTGTAATAGAGAGAGCATTACTTGCCACGTTGCAGGTACTTAAGTATTGGGACAtagtttaattttttaattaaaaatagacTTGACTTGTTTTTTTCTAGAAGATCAGCTCTTTATGTTAGAAGGAGAGCAATTAACTTGTCAGGACAGACAGTGTATCATCCGTCAgcgacaaaatattttttattaaatttttttaaatcaagagtAAAAGTTCAAAGTCAGTAGACGAGGTGGGATTTCTAATACTCACTATACGTAATAAAATCTGTGGGGTGTCCAAAAATTCAATAGGGGTGGCCTGAGGTGTCTGGGACATGTGTGTAAGGATTTTGGAAGTGGCCTTTAGGGGATCTAACAGTTTAACGTAGAATGTATGTTGCTCCTTAAAATATGGCCATCGGCAGCAGAGACTGCAAGTTTGCACCTTCGACGACTGACCTTCGAAAATAACCACAAACTAAATTAATCCAAGAAGCACCTTTCAGAGGACAACTTCAAGTTCTAGAACACAGCCGCGCAGATTGGTTTTGGCCGGCAACTAATTCATTTTACattcccggagtctggaaagtAGACTGCAAGGCAACTATGGAAGCCACCGTCGCCCTTGGGTAACTGAAGCCAGCAGTGAAGACGGCAACAAGGCCCATTGTATTCTACATAAAACATCGCCGTAGAGGCAGATCGGCCAATTCTACCGGTACTTACCCGGAATGGGGTCACAGCACGGAGGGCTCTGCACAATGGGGCTACAAGACAGGCTGGTGAGGACCATCGCCGCCATCATCTCATCCATTTCCACGGCATCCGATCTTCTAAGAAAACGATGCACAGATAAATATACAGTAATCTAACAATAAATAACAATTGTTGACCAAACTAGATACATGGACGCGAGTCAACACCTTCGCCCAACACAGTGGAAGCCGGTATTTTATGAACTAAATTAATATCCCAGACAATGGGGGATTTGAATTCACTAAGTGGCCATTTCCATCGGCCGAACCAATATCTATAAGAATGAATGAAGGACCGGAAATTCAGATAGGCGGCATTGGGTTGTGCCTCATTGGAGGTCCCCGGTTCTCCTGTATATTGAAGCCGCTTTAGAAACGGCCGCCTTCGCTCTGTGCCTCTGACATAAACAGCGGAGTCTGCACAAGAGACGATTGGTGCTTTGGCCAACAAACCAGCCACTCACCTCTTTGGGACGTCAATGCTCCGAGACACCGATCTCTGGGCGGCGCTGGAAGACGCCACAGGGCTGGAGGACAAAGTCTGCTCCATTGGTAAGCTCATGGTTTTATGGGTCTCCGCTAGACGGACGTCTTCTATCTTTCGGCACAGGTGAAGCCCAAGTTCGAAGACAAATAGCTTCACCTCATCGTCCACGTGGTTATGTTGTTCCACCAAACCGGCACTTTCCTTGCCGTTGTGCGTAATGAagacctgccaaaaaaaaaacacagagagGTTAGTGCAATGTATTATTGGTTATATACCCTTCCTAATAAATGCAGATAAGAGGAATGATATCACATTGAACATATTGGTAAAATATTCTAGTGCATAAACGCGTGGATGCCAACCTGTGTACTCCTACATTA encodes the following:
- the ZNF395 gene encoding zinc finger protein 395, yielding MASILSKRLGKRSLLGARVCTPSISADGMLVEGQGDLAGAAHLGPYESGCLRECLEESTCSATHSPINRFKLYPGQKVFITHNGKESAGLVEQHNHVDDEVKLFVFELGLHLCRKIEDVRLAETHKTMSLPMEQTLSSSPVASSSAAQRSVSRSIDVPKRRSDAVEMDEMMAAMVLTSLSCSPIVQSPPCCDPIPAAQVTCDLWKESGDVSDSGSSTTSGHWSAECGVSTPSTPSPPHTEASPKYSNEVFSASHVDEGFETDPDPLLLDEPAPRKRKNSVKVMYKCLWPNCGKLLRSIVGIKRHVKTQHLGDGADSDQRKREEDFYYTEVQMKAEGEVESTPRSPSTPTAPLLIQPLTPKLESRALEVPSVGSPLTSALSQSAPGSFWHIQADHAYQALPSIQIPVSPHIFTSISWAAAPSALPTLSPIRSRSLSFSEQQQQTPSIKSQLIVASPPRASNGSRKVRGEAKKCRKVYGIEHRDQWCTACRWKKACQRFLD